In Amycolatopsis coloradensis, one genomic interval encodes:
- a CDS encoding ABC transporter substrate-binding protein, whose product MRKTLSFAAFGVSMSLMAGCGSSVTPAAPSNNASTAVTVSNCGRDVTVNAVPRAAVGLSPSQTELLLRLGLAGSLVGQAQTATAPLPEDVAGQAAAIPVLSESGPPSREKLLSAKPDFVFSPTTYEFTAEKGFASLEQLRQSGVAAYVAAGGCAERRMNGTVEDLFTDLENLGRIFAVPDKAKALVDQGRADLAAVDKAVTGRPKPTVAQVFLEGATVTAIGAGIEYDIIRRAGGDNVFSPKDPQFAKFFAAQITPEALAEKNPDAIVFAVNGAAQKQASIDYLTRTFPAMTAVREQRLIAIDAADTYPGTLGNISVVREIAQRLHADAFTR is encoded by the coding sequence ATGCGTAAAACCCTGTCCTTTGCCGCGTTCGGTGTCAGCATGTCGCTGATGGCGGGTTGCGGCTCTTCGGTCACTCCGGCCGCGCCGTCGAACAACGCGAGCACGGCGGTCACCGTCTCCAACTGCGGCCGGGACGTCACCGTCAACGCCGTTCCCCGCGCCGCGGTCGGGCTCAGCCCGTCGCAGACGGAACTGTTGCTGCGGCTGGGTCTCGCGGGCTCGCTGGTCGGCCAAGCACAGACCGCCACCGCACCGCTCCCGGAAGACGTGGCCGGACAGGCCGCCGCCATCCCGGTGCTGAGCGAGTCGGGACCGCCGAGCCGGGAGAAGCTCCTGTCCGCGAAGCCGGACTTCGTCTTCTCCCCCACCACCTACGAGTTCACCGCCGAGAAGGGCTTCGCGAGCCTGGAGCAGCTGCGGCAAAGCGGCGTCGCCGCCTATGTCGCCGCGGGCGGATGCGCCGAACGCCGCATGAACGGCACGGTCGAGGATCTCTTCACCGATCTGGAGAACCTCGGCAGGATCTTCGCCGTGCCGGACAAGGCGAAGGCACTGGTCGACCAAGGCCGGGCGGATCTGGCCGCCGTGGACAAGGCCGTCACGGGCCGCCCCAAACCCACCGTCGCCCAGGTGTTCCTGGAAGGCGCCACCGTCACCGCGATCGGCGCGGGCATCGAGTACGACATCATCCGCAGGGCGGGCGGCGACAACGTGTTCTCACCGAAGGACCCGCAGTTCGCCAAGTTCTTCGCCGCGCAGATCACCCCCGAGGCGCTCGCCGAGAAGAATCCCGACGCGATCGTGTTCGCCGTCAACGGGGCCGCGCAGAAGCAGGCGAGCATCGATTACCTCACCCGTACTTTCCCCGCCATGACCGCCGTCCGCGAACAGCGCTTGATCGCGATCGACGCCGCCGACACCTATCCGGGCACCCTCGGGAACATCTCGGTGGTGCGGGAGATCGCGCAACGGCTC